From a region of the Gavia stellata isolate bGavSte3 chromosome 32, bGavSte3.hap2, whole genome shotgun sequence genome:
- the LOC104261266 gene encoding unconventional myosin-Vb-like, whose translation MAAGDPGPLPPVSLQGARVWIPDCVEVWRVAEITRGYKEGDTVLHLLLEDGSALDYPIEFQLPPLCNPDCLSGADDLVALSYLHEPAVLHSLRRRFLEANAIYTYCGIILVAINPYKPLPIYEEEVIYAYSGREMGDMDPHIFALAEEAYKQMVRFGKNQSLIISGESGAGKTASAKYAMRYFTTVGGCLGNSSMEEKVLASNPVMEAFGNAKTTRNDNSSRFGKYIEIGFSQAHVTGATIKTYLLEKSRVTFQAKAERNYHIFYQLCASATLPELQGLGLRGAESFHYTCQGQCTAAHSVSDAADLDSTRHAFSLLGVPEADQLELFSILAAILHLGNIVVRGRDRRGDGCFVEPADEALGLFCTLLGVEASQVMRWLCHRKLVTAGETYLKPLSRQQALDSRDALAKHMYGQVFRWMVSRVNRALRSLEGHCTSIGILDIYGFEMFEFNSFEQFCINYANEKLQQLFNLHVFKLEQEEYVTEEIPWVFVDFCDNQPCIELIEGRLGILDLLNEECKMPQGSDGSWAQKLYQTHLSSSHFQKPKRPTDAFIVCHFAGKVEYQCVGFVEKNRDTVPEELVGLLRASKSALLAELFLEEGNGPMSLQSRRSSGLRMAGRPSRRSLPGSQKSKKSISSQFKASLNRLMEMLGSTTPHYVRCIKPNDGKQPFVFDSRRAVEQLRACGVLETIRISASGYPSRWTYQEFLERYRALVSREELMGTDEKQICSLALERLLQDPSKYQCGKSKVFFRAGQVAYLEELRYQRLRTACILLQRHLRGWLARRCFRRAHAAAVCLQRHARGMLARRFARTLRRTRAAVILQKTLRMVLARRSYLRMRRAVITIQAFARGMFARRLYQQMVWHQKAVVIQAAVRGWLARTHYARLRGAVIYLQCCYRRVRACRELQRLRVEARSVEHYKQLHKGMEIKVIQLQCRLDEQAQEKQRLAEQLSGLNAAHAEEVQRLRAEMQRLREDAARDTQVQQLQERLAELERHSVKNCLSQEVEELRQRLAEVEAMKLQLGEEKDALIQRMLEQSQDLEERHQRAARESQGLLQELEEERARYQSLVQEYARLEQGYENLQDEVAFHRQSTLRRSPSSESFLGSESSCLSSMSMAPSRDGSDQQAEGLEERWQPVLEGPQPSGEVLLNGSVGQDPFEKAYLLLLGQLNAVNEELARTREELRRSKAPVEPEERRPLDFLKRRNIAEMLGLGRSPEKVAVDDDLKHAYDAVQVANRLLASQLREEKQQHEEEVEGLHLDICSLKQLSQQQAALIQDLQRHHGQEGLQHHVLRLKEENWELAQKLEKQERTTLKLQKQLRVYAKQIQELTVKREATGPVQELAASAVVPSRSPMVRSLAGPSQAMLAWRMEDEGRIIKAVITDYKPQSSPGALPDLPAYVLFLCFRHADHCCDEPRARSLMDAAIDAIKRVMKKHSDDFNVVALWLANACRLLNCLRQYSRDESYWQGNTARQNEHRLQNVDPQGSCRSLGALAVQLYQQLIRTAEKHLKPMIVAAMLESEPIQGLSSSCPPGHRRSSASPAHTLPELLQQLGSFRAALDHHGLAPSVGHQALRQLLFLISGTTLNYLLLRKDTCSWSRGIQLRYNISQLEQWLRAEGLQQSGAREVLEPLVQAAQLLQVKKVTEEDAGALCSLCTVLSPQQVVKILRAYTPAVGLEERISPSFINSVEKQLQDQYGGGPSQLLVDTSHLFPVHLPFTASPLHLDELHIPDALNLAFLVRH comes from the exons ATGGCCGCGGGGGACCC GGGTCCCCTCCCTCCCGTGTCCTTGCAGGGTGCCCGGGTGTGGATCCCTGACTGTGTCGAAGTCTGGAGGGTGGCAGAAATAACCAGAGGCTACAAGGAAGGAGACACTGTTCTCCATCTTCTCCTGGAAGATGGTTCG GCACTGGACTACCCCATCGAGTTCCAGctgccacctctctgcaaccccgACTGCCTCTCAGGCGCTGATGACCTGGTGGCCCTGAGCTACCTGCACGAGCCGGCCGTGCTCCACTCACTCCGCCGGCGCTTCCTGGAGGCCAACGCCATCTACACCTACTGCG GTATCATCCTGGTTGCTATCAACCCCTACAAGCCGTTGCCCATCTACGAGGAGGAGGTGATTTACGCCTACAGCGGCCGTGAAATGGGGGACATGGATCCCCACATCTTTGCTTTGGCGGAGGAGGCGTACAAGCAGATGGTGAG GTTTGGGAAGAACCAGTCTCTCATCATCAGTGGCGAGTCGGGCGCGGGGAAGACTGCGTCGGCCAAGTATGCCATGAGATACTTCACCACCGTTGGGGGCTGCCTAGGCAACTCCAGCATGGAGGAGAAGGTGCTGGCCTCCAACCCCGTCATGGAG GCCTTTGGGAACGCGAAGACAACCAGGAATGACAACAGTAGCCGCTTTGGGAAGTACATCGAGATCGGCTTCAGCCAAGCGCATGTCACAGGGGCCACTATCAAAACCTACCTGCTGGAGAAGTCCCGTGTCACCTTCCAG GCGAAGGCGGAGAGGAACTACCACATCTTCTACCAGCTCTGTGCCTCGGCCACCCTGCCCGAGCTCCAGGGCCTGGGTCTCC GTGGGGCAGAGTCCTTCCACTACACCTGCCAGGGCCAGTGCACCGCTGCCCACAGCGTGAGCGATGCGGCTGACTTGGACAGCACACGGCACGCCTTCTCGCTCCTGG GTGTCCCTGAGGCTGATCAGCTGGAGCTATTCAGCATCCTGGCTGCCATCCTGCACCTGGGCAACATTGTGGTCAGAGGGAGGGACCGCCGTGGGGATGGTTGCTTTGTGGAG CCTGCCGATGAGGCCCTAGGGCTGTTCTGCACGCTGCTGGGCGTCGAGGCATCACAGGTGATGCGCTGGCTCTGTCACCGCAAGCTGGTCACTGCTGGCGAGACCTACCTGAAGCCCCTCTCCAGGCAGCAGGCGCTCGACTCCCGGGATGCCCTGGCCAAGCATATGTATGGGCAGGTCTTCAGGTGGATGGTGAGCAGGGTCAACCGTGCCCTGCGGTCACTGGAGGGCCACTGTACCTCCATTGGCATCCTGGACATTTATGG GTTTGAGATGTTTGAGTTCAACAGCTTTGAGCAGTTCTGCATCAACTATGCCAAcgagaagctgcagcagctcttcaaCCTG cacgtcttcaagctggagcaggaggagtaTGTGACGGAGGAGATCCCTTGGGTCTTTGTTGACTTCTGTGACAACCAGCCATGCATTGAGCTCATCGAGGGCCGACTTGGCATCCTGGACCTGCTGAATGAGGAGTGCAAG atgcCCCAAGGCAGTGATGGGAGCTGGGCCCAGAAGCTTTACCAGACCCATCTCAGCAGCTCTCACTTCCAGAAGCCCAAGAGGCCCACGGATGCGTTCATTGTCTGCCACTTTGCTGGCAAG gtggAATACCAATGTGTTGGGTTTGTGGAGAAGAACAGGGACACTGTCCCCGAGGAGCTGGTGGGGCTGCTGCGAGCCAGCAAG TCTGCCCTGCTCGCTGAGCTCTTCCTGGAGGAAGGGAACGGCCCCATGTCGCTGCAGTCCCGCAGGTCCAGCGGGCTCAGGATGGCTGGTCGCCCCAGCCGCAGATCGCTGCCCGGTAGCCAAAAGAGCAAGAAGTCCATCTCCAGCCAG TTCAAAGCCTCCCTGAACCGGCTGATGGAGATGCTGGGCAGCACCACACCGCACTACGTCCGCTGCATCAAACCCAACGATGGCAAGCAGCCCTTCGT GTTTGACTCCAGGCGAGCGGTGGAGCAGCTACGAGCCTGCGGGGTCCTGGAGACCATCCGGATCAGTGCCTCAGGCTACCCCTCCAG GTGGACATACCAGGAGTTCTTAGAGAGGTACAGGGCTCTGgtgagcagagaggagctgatGGGCACTGATGAGAAGCAGATCTGCAGCCTCGCCCTTGAGAGACTGCTCCAA GATCCCAGCAAGTACCAGTGTGGGAAGAGCAAGGTGTTTTTCCGGGCTGGCCAAGTGGCTTACCTGGAGGAGCTGCGGTACCAGCGGCTGAGGACGGCCTGCATCCTGCTGCAGAGGCACCTGCGGGGCTGGCTGGCACGGAGGTGCTTTAGACGGGCACACGCTGCAGCAGTCTGCCTGCAGCGCCATGCCCGGGGCATGCTGGCCCGGAG GTTTGCCAGGACGCTGCGAAGGACCAGGGCTGCTGTGATACTGCAGAAGACCCTGAGGATGGTTCTGGCCCGGCGTTCCTACCTACGCATGCGCCGGGCTGTCATCACCATCCAAGCCTTTGCACGGGGCATGTTTGCCCGGCGTCTTTACCAACAG ATGGTGTGGCACCAGAAAGCGGTGGTGATCCAGGCTGCTGTCAGGGGCTGGCTGGCCCGGACCCACTATGCCCGCCTGCGCGGGGCAGTCATCTACCTGCAGTGCTGCTACCGCCGGGTGCGGGCATGCCGGGAGCTGCAGCGGCTGCGTGTCGAGGCACGCTCGGTCGAGCACTACAAGCAGCTGCACAAGGGCATGGAGATCAAGGTGATACAGCTGCAGTGCAGGCTGGATgagcag GCCCAGGAGAAGCAGCGGCTGGCGGAGCAGCTCTCGGGGCTGAACGCTGCCCATGCTGAGGAGGTGCAGCGCCTGCGGGCCGAGATgcagcggctgcgggaggaTGCAGCCCGTGACACCCAagtccagcagctgcaggagcgGCTGGCCGAGCTGGAGAGGCACAGTGTGAAGAACTGCCTGAGCCAGGAGGTCGAGGAGCTCAGGCAG cgCTTGGCAGAGGTGGAAGCCATGAAGCTGCagctgggggaggagaaggatgcCCTGATCCAGCGCATGTTGGAGCAGTCGCAGGATCTGGAAG AGCGGCACCAGCGTGCGGCACGGGAGAgccaggggctgctgcaggagctggaggaggagcgGGCGCGCTACCAGAGCCTGGTGCAGGAGTACGCCCGCCTGGAGCAGGGCTACGAGAACCTGCAGGATGAGGTGGCCTTCCACAGG CAAAGCACCTTGAGACGGTCCCCCTCATCAGAGAGCTTCTTGGGCTCTGAGAGCAGCTGCTTGTCCTCCATGTCCATGGCTCCTTCACGAGACGGCTCCGACCAGCAGGCTGAG gggctggaGGAACGCTGGCAGCCGGTGCTAGAGGGGCCACAGCCCAGTGGTGAGGTGCTGCTGAACGGCAGTGTGGGCCAGGATCCCTTCGAGAAGGCATACCTTCTCCTCCTGGGGCAGCTCAATGCTGTCAACGAGGAGCTGGCCCGGACCCGGGAGGAGCTGCGGAGGTCCAAGGCCCCTGTGGAGCCGGAGGAGAGGAGACCGTTGGACTTCCTCAAGCGCAGG AACATAGCTGAgatgctggggctgggcaggagcccGGAGAAAGTGGCAGTGGATGATGACTTGAAGCATGCATACGATGCGGTGCAGGTTGCCAATAG GCTGCTGGCGAGTCAGCTGcgggaggagaagcagcagcacgaGGAGGAGGTAGAAGGGCTGCACCTCGACATCTGCTCACTCaagcagctgagccagcagcaggcagccctCATCCAGGACCTGCAGCGGCACCACgggcaggaggggctgcagcACCATGTCCTGCGGCTCAAGGAGGAGAACTGG GAGCTGGCccagaagctggagaagcaggagaGGACCACACTGAAGCTCCAGAAGCAACTGAGAGTCTATGCAAAGCAGATCCAGGAGCTCACAG TGAAGAGAGAGGCTACTGGGCCAGTGCAGGAGTTGGCAGCGTCTGCTGTAGTCCCATCCCGGTCCCCCATGGTCCGGTCCCTGGCTGGGCCATCCCAGGCCATGCTAGCATGGAGGATGGAGGATGAAGGGCGCATTATCAAGGCCGTCATCACAG ACTACAAACcacagagcagccctggggcgCTCCCAGACCTGCCAGCTTATGTCCTCTTCCTGTGCTTCCGGCATGCGGACCACTGCTGTGATGAGCCGCGGGCCCGCTCGCTTATGGATGCAGCCATCGATGCCATCAAAAGGGTCATGAAG AAGCACAGTGATGACTTTAACGTGGTGGCACTCTGGCTTGCCAACGCCTGCCGGCTCCTGAACTGCCTGCGCCAGTACAGTCGGGATGAG AGCTACTGGCAGGGGAACACGGCACGGCAGAACGAGCATCGCCTGCAGAACGTGGACCCCCAGGGCTCCTGCCGCAGCCTGGGTGCCCTGGCTGTCCAGCTCTACCAGCAGCTCATCCGCACCGCCGAGAAGCACCTCAAACCCATGATTG TTGCCGCAATGCTGGAAAGCGAGCCCATACAGGGCttgtcctcctcctgccctcctggccaCCGCCGGTCCTCGGCATCCCCTGCCCACACGctgcctgagctgctgcagcagctgggctccTTCCGTGCAGCGCTGGACCACCATGGGCTGGCCCCCAGCGTGGGGCACCAGGCCCTGCGccagctcctcttcctcatcagCGGCACCACCCTCAACTACCTGCTGCTGAGAAAGGACACGTGCTCCTGGAGCCGCGGCATCCAGCTCAG GTACAACATCAGCCAGCTGGAGCAGTGGCTGCGGGCggaggggctgcagcagagtGGGGCCCGTGAGGTGCTGGAGCCCCTGGTCcaggctgcccagctgctgcaggtgaAGAAGGTGACAGAGGAGGATGCTGGAGCTCTCTGCAGCCTGTGCACAGTGCTGTCACCCCAGCAG GTTGTGAAGATCCTCCGGGCTTACACCCCAGCTGTCGGGCTGGAGGAGCGCATCAGCCCCAGCTTCATCAACAGTGTCGAG aagcagctgcaggaCCAGTACGGAGGGGGACCAAGCCAGCTCCTGGTGGACACCAGTCACCTCTTCCCTGTGCACCTGCCCTTCACCGCCTCCCCCCTGCACCTGGACGAGCTCCACATCCCTGATGCCCTCAACCTGGCCTTCCTCGTCCGCCACTGA